One window of Bifidobacterium pseudocatenulatum DSM 20438 = JCM 1200 = LMG 10505 genomic DNA carries:
- a CDS encoding ParA family protein, whose product MESATETIKRIFGGSDSPLGSQIADESTRYRALQKAVCPKPEQTRLIAVANQKGGVGKTTSAVNLSAALAQFGSKVLLIDMDPQGNASTALGAPHASGEPSVYDVIEGRKTIAEVKRTCPDFDLLDVVPASIDLSGAELEVADMENRNVLLKTAVDEFLETSEEHYDYVIIDCPPSLGLLVINAMCAVHEMLIPIQAEYYALEGLGQLINTIGLVQEHFNPSLLVSTMLITMFDKRTLLSREVHDEVKNHYPTIVLNTTIPRTVKISEAPSFNQSVIAYDPKGMGAIAYCEAALEIARRSQTVLKAIDARRNEN is encoded by the coding sequence ATGGAATCGGCAACGGAAACCATCAAACGAATTTTCGGAGGATCGGATTCTCCTCTTGGTTCGCAGATTGCCGACGAATCGACTCGCTATCGCGCCTTGCAGAAGGCCGTTTGCCCAAAGCCGGAGCAGACGCGCCTGATCGCGGTCGCCAACCAGAAGGGTGGCGTTGGCAAAACCACGTCGGCCGTGAATCTTTCCGCTGCGTTGGCTCAGTTCGGTTCCAAGGTGCTGCTGATCGATATGGATCCGCAGGGCAATGCGTCGACCGCGTTGGGCGCTCCGCATGCGTCGGGGGAGCCTTCGGTGTACGACGTGATCGAAGGCAGGAAGACCATCGCCGAAGTCAAGCGCACATGCCCTGATTTTGATCTGCTCGATGTGGTTCCAGCTTCGATCGATTTGAGCGGTGCCGAGCTGGAAGTCGCCGACATGGAAAATCGTAATGTGCTTCTGAAGACCGCGGTTGACGAGTTTCTGGAAACCAGCGAGGAGCACTACGACTACGTGATTATCGATTGCCCGCCAAGCCTCGGCCTGCTGGTAATTAATGCCATGTGTGCGGTGCATGAGATGCTGATTCCGATCCAGGCTGAGTACTATGCGCTGGAAGGTCTCGGCCAGCTCATCAATACCATCGGACTGGTGCAGGAGCATTTCAATCCGTCGCTGCTGGTTTCCACCATGCTGATCACCATGTTCGATAAGAGGACGTTACTCAGCCGTGAAGTGCATGACGAAGTCAAAAATCATTATCCGACTATCGTACTGAATACCACGATTCCCCGAACGGTGAAAATATCGGAAGCTCCAAGCTTCAATCAAAGCGTGATCGCCTACGATCCCAAGGGAATGGGAGCGATTGCCTATTGTGAGGCCGCATTGGAAATCGCACGTCGCTCGCAGACGGTGCTGAAGGCTATCGATGCAAGAAGGAATGAGAACTGA